The nucleotide sequence AGTCTTATTTATCAGAACATGAAATCCATGCATGCATAGGAGCAAGACATCATAACCGTTAGAACACAAAAAACAATGACTCCTGTTTGCACCCAATTATTGTTCTTGCTTAGATCACCTACGGCCAAGATCAACAGTGTGAGTAATATCCTCATTTTTCCATGCTCCTCCTACCACATGTTATTCACCTTTTGTGCCCACCTTAACCTTGCCACCTTTATTCTGTAAATGTAAGAATAGCACTTTCCTACAGGCTATATTTCAAAGAGCCTGCCCTTTGTAATTCTCCAAGCACTTAGGGTGACTGGGTTTTCCCCCCTTACTCTCATCCCAAGGACAAAAAGAGGAcaggaaataaagaaataaagctaTCTTACTATGCTGTTGGCTTTAGTACAGTCATCACTATCATCATTACTGCAGTACATTGGTTTGTGAGCCATGGTGATGATCCAGGGACGTTTACTGCGGTTTTCTGGAAGTGTTGCCTCCTGTGAAACATCCATTGGAATAATGAATCATACTTAAATCAACTGATTTAATGATTAAATCTAGGAGGTGTCTCACTTGCCTACGACTGCAGCACAATGTgaagtttgtttcaaaattaatttgcttttttcattaaaacttaTTTACCTGAAGGTCTCTGATCAACCACTCATACTGCTGAACAATCTGCTCAATTCCAAACTCCAACCAGAAGTAGACTTCTGTAGAGTAACTGATAATATGTGCAGGACCAATGTTCCAACTATGTGACAAAAATAGACAAAAACGAATGACAGTTTGGGTCAAACACAAGAGAAACAGGCTTATGTAAATACTGAGGCAATTTAGTTTATTAATGCATGCCAAAAAATGATCCTTGGTGAATTTGGGTTTTACTGCTACTGAAAAAGCTTAGACAGAGTATACATAATTTTAGCTCAATAGTTAAATTGCAGAAAAGTTATCTTTCTGGTTCTTTCAAGAACTGCTGCTGTAGCTGAGTGCCATAAGAATGTCAAATCTTCAGCCCTTAACATGTTCCTAGAACAGGCTAGACTTAGGCTCAGATCCTAGTATATAAGACTACATCAAATAGCATAATCTTTTGAAGGATCAAAAATTAATGTGTTCCTTGTTAATGAACACACTATGGTGAAccagaaaataaaccaaactTTCCAGGCActaattcaaattattttcagtgactttggtattggatcaactaataataatCCCTACACCCCATACATCCAGATATCATCCTCCACTCTGTCTTCTATACATTGTTGTTGATCTGGCTCTTAGAAATTTAtctcaatttaaaacaaaacactctagttgatatttaatttttctttaacatgtCACCATTCTTCCATAAATCTTTTAGTGCTGTAACGAGAACTAACTTATTGATCACTCCTGGGATTGAAACGATTTGTGTTAATTTTGCTACATGTATAACTAATACCTGTAAAAAACCCCTTGGGTATTTCCTGGCATTGAGAACCTGTTTTTGTAGTGGGAAAAGTTGCTGTGGAATAAGATCAGAATATATCTAAGTTTTGGGCTTGCACTAGAACTCAGATATCAGATTTTTCAGTGCTAGCATATATACACTAAAGATTGTTGAGTTAATTTCCTTCTATTGACCTTTTGAAGCTGCAATGTACTAACACACTTTGtggaaacacaaaagaaaaacttactaGTAACGTTCATGATTTCCTGGACATGTCATGTAGGGAACATAGGCAGCAATTGTCTGAATTTCATTCATAAAGTCATCTCCATTTCGTCCTTCATCCTGTTGGCAAAGAAGCCAAGGAAAAAAGGAGTTATTAAATTAGAGAGGATCTAGAGAAAGAACACAAAAGGCCCTCGCTTGGGAAGTTTAAATTGACACTGCTGATCCTAACAATATGCAAGACTTATGTCCGACATGGTCCAACTTGATAACTAAAGCTCCTTACAACTTGGTTGGTTAGGAGCATCAAACTGCGAAAACAGAACTTGCTGATGTTTGAATCCATGCAGAAGATTAGTTTTAATTCAATTTGTGTCACAGCTACAGTAAAACATGTTGCACATGCACTAAGCTTAATTTATTCCACAACTAAGGTCAAAATGTACCTTACTTTACATCTCGTACTTTAAATTTACCTTGGAGACATTTGCTTTACAATATAATGCCTCTCTTTCTTCCGACCCACTTACACTTTCTAAATTTGGAACAGTCTTCCTCATGAAATAAAGGTCTTCATGCTTCTCACTGAGCTCATTTATAAGCCAAATTGGGAAAACAAACTCCCTAAGCTAGGTTTGTTTTGCATCCATTGCAAAATAACTTTGCAGTCATAAATATGTgtagaaaattttattatttacatggcattttaaatttgtttcttttttgttgattATTAACTTGTCATATCATGTGCTACCTTCATTAAAAAagattgttatcatttttattatcttaaccctttcactcccaagatctaattagtaattctccttactatctgccaaacaattcttatgatgttagttcagagaatttggtattggatcaactaataatcccatgattgatattcttctccattctcatcacctgcctgcttgatattgtattgatattgtaaggagaaattctgtcttggtcacttgtgggagtaaaagggttaaccatAGCATACTCATAAATTTGCCCCTTTTTTGTTAGCACTGTACTTCAAATCAAAGTAATTATCCAAAGGCAGTATTGGAGAATATTGATATTAGTTATTCTACACCAAAAAGCTAACAGATTAGAAACATAACTGCTGATGGAATCATTGTAGACCGAATACAGACTAACCTCAAACAGATCATAAGCAAAGTCACCTGGGAAAGAACATAATTGAAAATATGAGCTCTTAAAATTTCACCTTGTTTTACCGTAAACGCAAGTAAACAAtcagataattttcatttataaaattataatcCTACAATTAAATTTACCAGTAACAAGTTAACAAGTGCAAATTGATTCTATAGATTCAGATTTTTCACAAAGGTTCATTCAAACTTGTGGAATGCCAAGCACATTAGAAGTTAATAATTCCCATTCCTGCATATAAtcttatgaaacaaaatgacaTCCACAATATCTTGGCTGCCTCCTAGTTCTTCCTTTACTTCTACCTTCAAACTTATTGACCTGACCTTTCCAATGAGAGTAAATACAAAGATCTTGGTTGTGAAAGGCATGATAGTCATTTATGACTCACCCACATGAAGGATGGCATCATATCTTCCATTTTGAGCATCTTCCTGCAAATAGCTGATAGATTTAGCATTTACAGTTCCCATATCTCCATAAAAGGCAATCCTTGGACTCCAGTCCTCACCAGACTTCATAGCATTGAAAGCAAAAAGTGAACTCCAACCATCATATCCTCCACAATGATATTCTGCAAATTAATTGACCAGGGGATTATAAAAACTGTTGACCTGTGTCAGTGGGAAAATCTAACACTAAGGGATTTGTTAACAACCGTAGAGAAGCACCTGCTCAGAAACACTCTGCACTGACAGCTATTTTGCATTTCCTTAACATTATGgtaaatggaaaataaatgcAACAGCAACTTCAATATGAAATCAATATTTAGTGTAATTGACCCACAAACTGGCACTATAAGCATGGGTATACATCTGGAGTGCATAGAAATTTCTtgcaaaattcagttttctATAAAATCTTTCTTCTTCCTAAACTACAAACTTTGTTAGAGAGCCTGATGAGACAAGGCATATTTACAATTTCCTCTTTGTCGTGATACAACTGGAAATCAAGCTTAAAAGCaacaaagctttttttaaaaacaactgaGGTCACCTACCATATCTCTGACCAGGAACCAGTCCAGTCAGCTTCACCCTGTGTATGTACCTTATTACTTTTCCTGACTGTGGGTCAGTGAATTTTGTGTTGCTACCAGATTCCCGCAATGTAAGAGGAAAACCGGCTTTGTTGTATTCCACAATAGTGTAGTTTGTGGCAGCCATTGTTGTCCATGTGATCATCATCTCTGTAGGGTCCCCTgagagtaaaataaaaattcactaTAACCTGTGGTTACAATTTGAAGTTTCATCTTTTATAACTCACAATAACTTAGCATGATTCAGGGTTTGTGCCTAGTTGATGGTCTACCTGGATGGACAACCCAAAAGGACTACCCTTGAATGGACCAACCTTTTGAGTCTTTAGTATTTCACTAACCACAACAAGTACAACAAAAATGAGttgattattttaaacatttaaagtCCTTCCTATGGAAAACGGCTCAAAGTCACCAGTTACTTTCTGAGTATTGGTCATAAAGTAAggtgataaataaaaatattcactgTTTTGTGCTTAAGTATATAGATTTATGCAATATTTGCCGTGTACATAAGAGATTCTTCACGGTCAGCCATCTTTAGATTCAATGATAAATTTAGTTTAAAGCAGCAAGGTGATCAAAGCAAAACACACCAACACGGCAGCTTGTATGACCATATTGCTATAAATAAGAGTTAACCTGTTTACAAGTATAAACAAGTTGAAGCTCAAAGCAGAAGCAGTACAGTATAGCATTGGAGTGGAGACAAAaggtaaccctttaactcccagaagtgattaaccgTTTATGTAAATTCTCCAGTAATATGCATatattatacagcaaacaggaaatgcgaatactcaaacttatcagtggaggctgttatcttgatctaacgccAGATCAAAATAGAAATCGCAgattacagatttctatttgcaaatcattagcaCATTTCCATTTCGAAAGTAAcatattttcatttcgtttcgtttcgtttcgtctCGCATGTTACAGTACGCCTTTTTGACGCACTATGCAGTatcaggaaaaaatatattattgatAGGCAATGGTTTGAGTATTAACAGGATCAGCGTTCGGTAATTATACAAATGCTGAATACAGGACGCTTTATTCAGGTTTTCATAAACTCCTATGGCCTTAAATCCCAGCCGAAACGAAACGGGTAAGTAACGAAATAAGGAAGTTACAAGATGGCGTCAAGCTAAGACAACTCAACAAACAGCTTTAGGGAGAGCCGAGAAAATGGTTTCCGTAAAACCCCATACTATCCAAAACGAATTTGCTCTGTTGACCAAAAGGCAGAGTATATTTTCCACAAATGTGCAAATATTGCTCTCGCAAACAAACTTTCGTTTATATCAGTTACATAATTCCCAAAGGTCGAATACTAACCAAAGTCAAGAACATACACAAGCGCCCCTTCTAGCTTAATTTAAACACTAAGAAGATTTCACTTCGCCTACCTGTGGCTGAAATATGAATCTGTTCAGGCTGAGGAGCCTGCCCATGAGAGCAGTGAAGGAAAATTAGCAAAACGAGTGGAACCATATTCATTTTGCCGACTGTAGCATGGaggagaatataggaaatgaccCGCAGACGATACTCAGGTGGTCTGGGTACAAGTCACGAGATTATCAtaagtttgagcagaggcgcACAAGAAGGGACCCCTTTGCTCACAAGTTGGAGCAGTCAGGCGGGGGAGGGGGTGCTAGTCTGATTCATACCCAATCTCACAAACGACGGCTTTTAGTGGCGGTTGAAGGTCTGAGTTTCAGTCACGCAACGAAACAGTTTGATAATCGATAGTCGttccaaagtaataaaagatATGGCTGAAAAAATAGTACTAATTAGCGGTTGTTCCTCGGGAATAGGATTGTCTACAGCTATTTTGCTAGCCAGTGATCAATGTAAGCGTTTCAAAGTTTATGCAACGATGCGAAAtcttgagaaaaagaaagagctgGAGGAACGGGGAAAACATATCCTTGGAGACACACTCTTCATTAGGGCCATGGATGTGTGTTCGGATGATTCCGTTGACGCGATTGTCCAAGAGCTGGTATCTGCACATCAGCGAATTGATGTCGTTagtaagttttctttaaattcttcaTGCAATTACTATATGTCTGTATGAAAATATATGAGTCTCAACGGGGTCAACCGATAGCCGTTAAACAGCCAAataatttagccgttaggcgtaaaaagttgacaaattttaaccagtagccgcaaaaaaattaaccgtaaaTAAAATTTCTGGTGAGAAAAATGGAATTATATTACCGTTAGCTgtgaaatggccaaaatttaaaaaaaaaaatttaaaagcccAGTACCCCATGTAGACcttaaatatgcaaatatgcGATTGTTATGCAAAACGGCTTCAGTTACACTTTTGACCAACAACTTtgaagagggagggggggaaggggttaTTGCATGATACGGGATTAAGTGTATTTGCTTTTCTTGACcagtaaaaataagaaattaaaatcctATGAAATCTGATTTTTTCGCTTTTCGCGATTCGTgaacgttaaagttgtctatcCGTTTTTTCACGATGTGTTATTTCTACTTTGATGTGCGTGAGACCTGCGCAGGACCCCCCCTTTCATTATCCCCCTCTTTCCACAAAACATTCTTTcgtttaatcaaaactataacaaaattctcgaacgtgattggttatcactaGCCCGAGTTGAGCACTAGCGACAAAGTCGTAGTCTTTGTCGTTTACGACGTAAAATTCCGAAACGTAACAGAAGCACAGCTAACTTCCCAGCGAGGGCCACTCGCGGGCACAACCTTGCTGCTCTATAGAATGGTCTGACTGTTTCAATTAGGTGATTTAGTCGTATTCAATCGATCCCCATcattattaaaaaatgttttgagtgAAAATCTTGTAGTTATTTTCATCTCTCTCGAAGACACCAGCGCTCTCGCGCACCTCCACATATACTCTAAAGAGTTTGAACTCTAGcctcttttttcgtaaatggattttttacacCCATTACCGAATGAATTTACTTTTATATCCTTGCAGTAAACAATGCAGGAGTTGGCTATTTTGGTCCACTGGAGGTACAAAGCATGGATTCGGTAAGGAGCATATTCGAGACCAATTTTTTTGGAGTGTTGCGTCTTACTAGAGCTGCACTTCCATGTATGAAATCCAACAAGGAGGGTCACATCATTTGTGTATCGAGTATGGGAGGTATCAATGGAGTACCCTTCAATGGCGTTTATTGTGCCTCAAAGTTCGCTGTTGAAGGTCTGTGTGAATCATTGGCTCCATTGCTCAAGACCTTTAATGTGAGGTAGGCAAGTGTCAGTGCACTTAAAAAAATAGTGTTTGGTAAACAATTCTTCAACGAAGTGGAAGTGGCTTGTGGTAGCTATTTTCATTGCCGCAAATAAGTGAGGTAAACATTAGTCACTGACACTAAGATAAATAGTTGCTTTAGTATAGACTACAACAGTAAGATAATATAAAAAGATTTAGGTTGTGtcacaacaaaatttacctgatcccctcATAGGGCTTTGTGATATTCTTatgatttcccccccccctctcatCAGCAGTTAACTTGCAGTCAGTTTTCTACAGATCCACCTTCAAACtatgttggcgacgactgactCCCTCCCTCTCTGTTCCCCATGTGATCCCAAAAATCATCCACCCTCCAGTCATCTTTCTGAATTCAAGTAAACAATGATCAAGAATTCCTTGAAAAGTGCTCTAGCCAAGGAGAACTTACTTATGGGGGAACAGGGGGGTCACAGCCTCCCACCTCCCACACCACATTCTCCTGCCTCCCATACTTTTATGGCCCCCTCCCTCCCGACTCCTGCCCTTCATGCTAAAACGGATCAGAAACCTGGAATTTTGGCAAGCATTGCCTTGGCTGGGTGCTCGTGACTGAAGGGCACTGAACATGTAATATGGCCCAATGGTTTTGAAAGCTGGCAAATAAATTGCTCTTCTGTCAAtataaactttaaaagtttatgATCCATACTTAAAGTTACAGGCtgattttttcccctttatgaaaaaacaagaatttgTAACTTGAAGTATGGATCTTGAATCTCTTTTTTAcacaattgaaatttataggCACcagtgaatttttcaaagacagcaAAATTGCAAAAGCCTGTAGAGCAAGTGCAATATGtagtctttgaaatatttacaagtgCTCATCATACTAATTTGCAAGAGAGATCATTTTATTACTTGAtgataatttacatgaaaaacatcacagaaagtcaagacaaacaaaatattgaaagcaTGCATGcattatttgtaatttgcacttgtgtaacatgagaatgcactcgttttcagccaatcagaaggatgtactttttcattatcattattagaaTACATTATTCAGACTTAAAATTACCCAAGAGAGATGAGAACATTTGAGATAGAGATCAAGAGATTTTGGCAAAAAACATCCCTACCCCAGACTTACCGTAACTATTCAGCGCTCAAAGTAATCAAGTTAATTTTCGTAATGTTTGCTCTTTATACCGACAGATGTTCTTTGATTGAACCAGGGCCAGTATCGACAtcttttgtagccaatgctcAAATGACTGAAAGTGACACTCACCCTGAGGAAGTAgatgatgaaacaaaacaacttcTCGATAACTGCATTAAAAAGATGCGAGGTGCTTTCTCTACCATGGTTCAAACTCCAGATGAGATTGCCCAAGTGATCCTGGCAGCACTTGATGCTGAAAGGCCACATTTTAGGTATCAAACTAACAAGAATTATGCATCTTCTGCAGCAAACAAGTTGGTGGATATCACAGGTGACAAATCAATGGAAATGATGCACCAGCGTTTCTTCAGTTAGAGTTCATGGAGATGTTTTGCCAGAGTTTAAAGGGTAAACCTTTTGCAAAAAGCTATTGGCATTAACATATAAATTTGACACTTCATTGCACATGCGATTCAGGCTTCCTTAATTTCTTAATAATTTTAAGTAGCTCTGAATAATGTGTGAAGTATACAGTTAAACAAACCAGTTCTCAAACAAGAAATGAGGTCTGAATGAACAGAAGGGAAGAACTCAAAAAACTTATCCACAAGTAACATGaacaggaaaaaagttttactaATTCAAAGTACAAAATACTATATAAATTGATTATTCATTAAAAgtgataatttgttttcttaaattccTCCATTTCACAAGAAAGTTCAAGGTTGCTCAGTTTTCTTGACACAACATCTATACCTATATATTATAAAGATTATTAAATTTGGAATGTGGACACTAAAGAAATCCTTCTAACCACAGACAATGAACAGAAACTACTATCAAGACTAGTCGTATTTTCAATGGGACTGTGATAAGATTAATGAGTCAGATATAAAACAAGCATGCCCCCATTAACCCTTTCTGCACTagtatcagtatgcatattctccatctatattctatacatttcctgtggtactgaCAGTGAAATTTTGATcaacaatcaaaatattttttagcctaaattctcatgatcttaatgtttgattctaggatgataatgtaaggagaaattagatgctggtctctCTATGGGGTTAAAGGATTAGGCATCACACACCATGCATGAATATACAATTAcagtaaaatgttgtttttccaCACCTCTTTacatgttattaaaaaaaactattactTGCGACTTGTACTGTAACAGCATATAGCAAAAGTGGACTCCAAGTCTGCTCCCCTTTCCTAATTCTATCACAAAGACTAAAGAAACTACATATAACTAGATTGATAGATACCAACATCTTCAATCCGGCCCAAAATAAAAACCAgaagaaaatttgtcaacaaTCTCACACTTCAAAGTAAATTCAAACACTTTACTGAACTCTACTAGCCACTAAAGTAAGATGATAAAGTTACATTGTTGCCCCTTATGCACTGTCACTGTTTTCAGTGACACTCTTGTACTCAATCCtacatattaaaaaatttaatcaattcAGGGACCAATAAACAATGCAGATACCTACAGGAAGGGTATCACTTGGACACATAGCTTTAGGAACTCCCCcaggtggccaattttcatcatctactgagttgataaaaccaaattatcagcaccacagtttcccaTGAACCTTAACCTTAGCATACAGAACAGGTGGGCAAGTGCTTGTTACTATCTTGATGAAAATTGTATCTGCCATCTTAAATTTTTACAGCAGTTGAATTAATGATGACGGGCTTCTGAACATGAACTTGCCCCAACAAGATGCCTGCACTGCAGACCAAGTTATCCCCTGTACTCTGATTCATTTACAATTTGCTTGTAATAAAGGCATAACACTTTATTGCAAGGATATAAGTCAGTAGCTATTGGAAGAATTGTGTATTTATCAGTTGATCAGTTCCTCATTAGTTGTCCAAGCTACTTTTGCATTCTGTTCTAATAAACAACAGTGAATTGTTGtatatttaaaagtaaacacGTGCCCTGTACCCTCTTTATATTGCAAAATTAttgtgaaaaaaagtaattacaaaaGGAG is from Pocillopora verrucosa isolate sample1 chromosome 7, ASM3666991v2, whole genome shotgun sequence and encodes:
- the LOC131788474 gene encoding acid phosphatase type 7, whose translation is MNMVPLVLLIFLHCSHGQAPQPEQIHISATGDPTEMMITWTTMAATNYTIVEYNKAGFPLTLRESGSNTKFTDPQSGKVIRYIHRVKLTGLVPGQRYEYHCGGYDGWSSLFAFNAMKSGEDWSPRIAFYGDMGTVNAKSISYLQEDAQNGRYDAILHVGDFAYDLFEDEGRNGDDFMNEIQTIAAYVPYMTCPGNHERYYNFSHYKNRFSMPGNTQGVFYSWNIGPAHIISYSTEVYFWLEFGIEQIVQQYEWLIRDLQEATLPENRSKRPWIITMAHKPMYCSNDDSDDCTKANSIIRTGITSKHLWPLEELFYKYGVDMMFEAHEHSYERLWPIYDMQVCNGSLEEPYTNPCAPVHIVTGSAGCYSKHDPFKKEKPYWTAFRTLNYGFSQMTIFNKTHIGIQQVDVDLGGEVVDEIMLIKDVHGPEAWVKKDVKN
- the LOC131788476 gene encoding retinol dehydrogenase 8-like, encoding MAEKIVLISGCSSGIGLSTAILLASDQCKRFKVYATMRNLEKKKELEERGKHILGDTLFIRAMDVCSDDSVDAIVQELVSAHQRIDVVINNAGVGYFGPLEVQSMDSVRSIFETNFFGVLRLTRAALPCMKSNKEGHIICVSSMGGINGVPFNGVYCASKFAVEGLCESLAPLLKTFNVRCSLIEPGPVSTSFVANAQMTESDTHPEEVDDETKQLLDNCIKKMRGAFSTMVQTPDEIAQVILAALDAERPHFRYQTNKNYASSAANKLVDITGDKSMEMMHQRFFS